The Salvelinus fontinalis isolate EN_2023a chromosome 7, ASM2944872v1, whole genome shotgun sequence genomic sequence ACACTTCCTCCCCACACTACCCAGTTACGCTAACAtacaggtgttcagagcatgctaaAGATAGCTACCCAATTAGCACAGGTAGCCATGTCATCACTAGTTAAGTCATAAACCCTGCCTATTTTTACAATGTATCTTCttaaaaatcagattttaaacccAACCTTAACCCCTATAACGTTAACCATAAATTAGAAATCAggctgtattgcaatcatctctgatgggagGTTGAATGTTCGCGGCCatggaataattaactacatcatctccacaccTCAACcggtattctacaagagcacagacacaagggacaacagacacactggtctctacgttgcagatgagctgaacgcagtcatcaatgaccttggaccacagaaggtatttgcactggtgacagacaatgctgcaaacatgaaggctgcttggtctaaagtggaggagtcctaccctcacatcacacccattggctgtgctgctcatgcattgaatctgctcctcaaggagatcatggcactgaaaacaatgggaTACACTccacaagagagccaaggaaatggttaggtatgtgaagggtcatcaagttatagcagtaatctacctcaccaagcaaagtgagaagaataagagcactacattgaagctgcccagcaacacccgttgggctggtgttgtcatgtttgacagtctcctggaggggaaggagtctctccaagaaatgtgcatatcacagtctgccgatatggacagccccatcaagaggatcctcctgtatgatgtattttgggagagagtggtaagctgcctgaaactcctgaaacctatagcagtagccattgcacggattgagggagacaatgccaccCTGTCtaatgttcagactctgcttgtagATAGATGTAAGAGAATaaatctgtactgccctgcccacttcactgtttctccaagcagaggaaactgcagttctgaaatccatcaaaaagcgtgaagacttctgcctgaagcccatacgccgcagcgtacatgttggaccccaagtatgctggcaagagcatcctgtatGGTGCAGAGCTCAataaggcctatggtgtcatcgctaccgtgtctcgccaccttggcctggatgagggcaaggttcttggcagtctggccaagtacacttccaagcaagggctttgggatggagatgcaatatggcagtcgtgccaacatatctcatcagccacttGGTGGAAGGGacctgaggctctttcccctgttgcctccatcatcctccaaatcccaccaacatcagccacctcagagcacaactggtccttgcttgggaacacacaccaaagcacgcaacaggcagaccaatacaagggttgaaaaattggtggccatcttggcaaatttgaggctttttgagcctgacaacgagccatcctcaacaaggttggacagtgaagatgaggcctcagtctgatgttcaagaggtggacattgaggaggtccagggaaaaggcatggaagcctgagaggaagatcattttacagatgtatgttgaaaacatttttgagaaatgcGATTggtcattggggatcattcaatatccctttcttttggtgttcagtgaaatcatcccatatgaagagtcaactcatttaaagtTCAATACGTagctaaatagttttttttatttctattgcgAGGATTttatcatttgcaattatgtctacttatgataaagtAAAAGGTTTGTTTGTCTCCATATGGTattgtaaatatatccaatgcaaaaaacatctacattagATTTCGTTAATTCcaatatattcccgttaattcccacggaaagtttccacctctgaatattccccaaaatgtgcaacttTAAGTGTAGATTATCAGTTTAACAGGGTTCCTGGGCCTTGTTCAGTAGTAACGTTAAGCAAATGTTGTGGAACGTTGCAGGTAGAAATGTCATGAATAGAGCTGCTATAGCTCATATGGCTCTGATATTGCTTTTTCTACATGTCAGAGGTATGTTtgctctagctagctacatatctgAGCATTCAGTGGGACAATAACGCTGAtggttgcagatagaaatggcaTAAATACAGCTGATGTGATTCCATATTCTACTAGTCAGAGATGCATGTTTTTTCAATCTACATtatatatttctatctgaacgttgcACAACGTTGTCTCACTGAATTGGCCCTACCTTTTCTGTAGTGCAGGTCTGTCACCTTATCTCTTATAGTTCTCTCATTACCCCAGGTTGTTGTGGACATTGCTCCTGCCATGCGTGTTTCTGTGCATGCTCCTGACCGCCACCCTGGTCGTGCTCGTCATGGGGGTGCGCGTGTGGCTGCAGGCAAACAGGAACGCACGGCGAGCGCGTGATGGGCGTCCCACAGTGGCTTTCTTTCACCCGTACTGCAACGCGGGAGGTGGTGGCGAGAGAGTGCTGTGGTGTGCCCTCAGAGCTTTGCAGAATAGGTAAGGGAAAATTGGACTTTCAATGTATGTCGTTGCACCTTGACTAAGCTAAGCCACACCAGCTAATAATTACCGCTGACaaattatattattattgtaaactgggtggttcgagccctgaatgctgattggctgacagccgtggtgtatcagaccgtataccacaacatacatttttactgcactaattacgttggtaaccagtttataatagcaataaggcaccttgggggtttgtgttGCGTTGTGCACAAGACAAgcttcgggccttattgcttaattataatatTCCTAGCTCTAGGATTTTACTACAGATTGCTCAGTGCATTCAGCATGAAGAAGTTACTTTGGTGGATTATTTATCTAATCTCACCTTTGCTACCTGTTTTTCAAGCATTATGTTGATTAGAATGTTCACACAGTATGAAAAAAACCATATCCAACAGTAATTCGTtgccatgttcattaggcaccaaaggGAAGAAAAATAATTGGAACAGGGAGGGACTTAACGGCCATTTTAATTTCCCCTTGTGTAACATTTTCTGtattgtgccctaatgaacatctCCCAGTCTTCCACATTAATTCACCCACCTGGGTCATATTCACTAGGAAGCAAACAGACCCACAGGGGAGGGAAGTACAACCAACtggggactacctgaacttgcaAAACGTTATCCATTGCAAAAGGGTTTGCTACTGTATGCAGTAATAAATATGGTGTTCTCCATGTCCCAGGTACCAAGATGTCAACTTCATGGTGTACACGGGCGACCAGGGTGTGACGAACCAGCAGATTCTTGATGGCGCCCGGCGGCGCTTCAACATCCTTTTACCTCGACCCGTCCAGTTTGTCTTCCTCAAACACCGCCTATTGGTCGAGGCCAGCCTCTTCCCCCACTTCACTCTGATTGGTCAAAGTGTAGGCTCAATCTTCCTTGGTTGGGAAGCCCTTACGGAGTTTGTCCCAGATGTCTACATCGACTCCATGGGTTACGCCTTCACTCTGCCTGTGTTTAAATACCTAGGGGGTTGTCACGTGGCTAGCTACGTGCACTACCCCACCATCAGCACAGACATGCTGTCGGTGGTGCGCGAGAGGAACCCCAGGTAGGTAAATCGTCTCAGAACCCTGTTTCTCACTACAGACCCCCGGTCCCCGAGACAGTCTAACTAGGATGTTATAGCCAGGTCCATATCGGAATGCGCTTTAGCCAATGCCTCTGCCTATTATTGTCAATGTCACACTCTGACTACCATGGCATGACAATGTTAGAGAAGTTAGCTAAAAAGTCACCTACAGATCTGGACTAGGCTATGATCAGGATCAAATCAGGCTAATGGGAATAGGGAAATTGGGAATACTCTGGAAACTTACAAGCACTAACTAACACGTTGCACCGCTGTCATTTTGACTGTCATCAATCCTGCATCAATCAGTGTTGTGCATGTTGTAACTTAGGTCCACTTTCCTCTTTATCGTTGACGTCAGTGCGTGACTTCCCCTTGTTGTGCATGCTTCCCTTCACCTGATCCTATCATGTTATCGTTTACCATTCCCTAACCAACCTCCCCCCCTATGTTTCCAGGTTCAACAACGCAGACTACATCTCCAACAACCTGTTACTGAGCGCGGTCAAGGTTGTCTACTACTGCCTGCTGGCGCTGCTTTATGGTCTGGCCGGCTCCTGTAGCGACGTGGTTATGGTCAACTCCAGCTGGACCCTGAACCACATCCTGACCCTATGGCGAGCGACCAACCGCACCTGCCTAGTCTACCCGCCCTGCGACACCC encodes the following:
- the alg11 gene encoding GDP-Man:Man(3)GlcNAc(2)-PP-Dol alpha-1,2-mannosyltransferase isoform X1; this encodes MSVHDQLAQCLCDLIRLLWTLLLPCVFLCMLLTATLVVLVMGVRVWLQANRNARRARDGRPTVAFFHPYCNAGGGGERVLWCALRALQNRYQDVNFMVYTGDQGVTNQQILDGARRRFNILLPRPVQFVFLKHRLLVEASLFPHFTLIGQSVGSIFLGWEALTEFVPDVYIDSMGYAFTLPVFKYLGGCHVASYVHYPTISTDMLSVVRERNPRFNNADYISNNLLLSAVKVVYYCLLALLYGLAGSCSDVVMVNSSWTLNHILTLWRATNRTCLVYPPCDTHAFLQLPLDEDSDRKCHSIVSIGQFRPEKDHRLQIRAFRKVLQKKEAGLVAGPGGRESLRLVLIGGCRNQEDEDRVLMLRGLCQELGVADRVEFKLNVPFEELKRELGEATVGLHTMWNEHFGIGVVECMAAGTVILAHKSGGPRLDIVVPYEGRQTGFLAEDEDGYADAIERILALSPSARLEIRRNARLSVTRFSDQEFEACFLAAMEPVMGTLER
- the alg11 gene encoding GDP-Man:Man(3)GlcNAc(2)-PP-Dol alpha-1,2-mannosyltransferase isoform X2, translating into MLLTATLVVLVMGVRVWLQANRNARRARDGRPTVAFFHPYCNAGGGGERVLWCALRALQNRYQDVNFMVYTGDQGVTNQQILDGARRRFNILLPRPVQFVFLKHRLLVEASLFPHFTLIGQSVGSIFLGWEALTEFVPDVYIDSMGYAFTLPVFKYLGGCHVASYVHYPTISTDMLSVVRERNPRFNNADYISNNLLLSAVKVVYYCLLALLYGLAGSCSDVVMVNSSWTLNHILTLWRATNRTCLVYPPCDTHAFLQLPLDEDSDRKCHSIVSIGQFRPEKDHRLQIRAFRKVLQKKEAGLVAGPGGRESLRLVLIGGCRNQEDEDRVLMLRGLCQELGVADRVEFKLNVPFEELKRELGEATVGLHTMWNEHFGIGVVECMAAGTVILAHKSGGPRLDIVVPYEGRQTGFLAEDEDGYADAIERILALSPSARLEIRRNARLSVTRFSDQEFEACFLAAMEPVMGTLER